From the Halalkalicoccus sp. CGA53 genome, one window contains:
- a CDS encoding DUF7547 family protein — protein MADERDDDLEEQVDELRRELSTLRDRLEGEMRPPPTGPLGLPRPPTPGELIRFADEFAIPAAIAVLEANIKALELVRGALHLLDPDRGAVEGTRARRRAESVGKSALTRLDRTVEDLQRALDEGTLPRDENAREIVEDARRLRGEIADRIDGSRNGERTAREEGSERSERTDTERTEPDREGTPIEIDVDEEIDSIKAELEGGDLEEGGDEAGGEERAEEGGRAEEDDADDDADRD, from the coding sequence ATGGCCGACGAGCGAGACGACGACCTAGAGGAGCAGGTCGACGAGCTCAGACGCGAGCTCTCGACGCTTCGCGACCGGTTAGAGGGGGAGATGCGGCCGCCGCCGACGGGGCCGCTCGGCCTGCCCAGACCGCCGACACCGGGCGAGCTGATCCGCTTCGCCGACGAGTTCGCGATCCCCGCGGCGATCGCGGTGCTGGAGGCGAACATCAAGGCGCTCGAACTCGTGCGTGGTGCGCTCCATCTCCTCGATCCCGATCGCGGGGCCGTGGAGGGGACGAGAGCGCGACGACGGGCGGAATCGGTGGGTAAAAGCGCGCTCACACGACTCGACCGCACGGTCGAGGACCTCCAGCGCGCGCTCGACGAGGGCACCCTCCCACGCGACGAGAACGCCCGGGAGATAGTCGAGGACGCCCGCCGGCTCCGCGGGGAGATCGCGGACCGGATCGACGGATCGAGAAACGGCGAGCGCACCGCCCGCGAGGAGGGATCGGAGCGGTCGGAGCGGACCGACACCGAGCGGACGGAGCCCGACCGGGAGGGGACGCCGATCGAGATCGACGTCGACGAGGAGATCGACTCGATCAAGGCGGAACTCGAGGGTGGCGACCTGGAGGAGGGAGGGGACGAAGCGGGCGGCGAGGAGCGTGCGGAGGAGGGGGGCCGTGCGGAGGAGGATGACGCGGACGACGACGCCGACCGGGACTAG
- a CDS encoding NADH:flavin oxidoreductase/NADH oxidase has translation MADLFTPLSLRGTEAPNRVMVSPMCQYSCEDRDGVATEWHRVHLGSRAVGRAGIVMTEATAVEPRGRISPEDLGIWSDEHAEALRPIASFVAEQGSVPAIQLAHAGRKASTSRPWEGGEPLSHAEGGWDAIAPSALPYPGHEDPVEVGEMDSGDIEDVIGSFEAAARRALAAGFEVAEVHAAHGYLLHEFLSPVSNHRTDDYGGSFEDRARLAVEVTEAVRAVWPDDKPVFVRISATDWLPDRESWTVSDSARLADGLAEVGADLIDVSSGGIHPDQEIPRIGPNYQVGLAEEIGEESESDIAIGAVGGITTPEQADALIGNGRADLAIVGREFLRDPYFPVRAAEALGATDRVRVPEQYQRGF, from the coding sequence ATGGCAGACCTGTTCACGCCGCTCAGCCTGCGAGGGACCGAGGCTCCGAACCGCGTCATGGTCTCGCCGATGTGCCAGTACTCCTGCGAGGACCGGGACGGGGTCGCGACCGAGTGGCACCGCGTCCACCTCGGGAGCCGCGCGGTCGGTCGCGCGGGGATCGTGATGACCGAGGCGACCGCCGTCGAGCCGAGAGGGCGGATCTCGCCGGAGGACCTCGGGATCTGGAGCGACGAACACGCCGAGGCGTTGCGCCCGATCGCCTCGTTCGTCGCCGAGCAGGGATCGGTCCCCGCGATCCAGCTCGCCCACGCCGGCCGGAAGGCGAGCACGAGCCGACCCTGGGAGGGCGGCGAGCCCCTCTCGCACGCCGAGGGCGGGTGGGACGCGATCGCGCCGAGCGCGCTCCCGTATCCGGGCCACGAGGACCCTGTCGAGGTCGGGGAGATGGACAGTGGCGACATCGAGGACGTGATCGGTTCGTTCGAAGCGGCCGCCCGGCGCGCGCTCGCCGCCGGGTTCGAGGTCGCGGAGGTCCACGCCGCCCACGGCTACCTGCTCCACGAGTTCCTCTCGCCGGTTTCCAACCACCGCACCGACGACTACGGCGGGAGCTTCGAGGACCGCGCGCGACTCGCAGTCGAGGTGACGGAGGCGGTGCGGGCGGTGTGGCCCGACGACAAGCCCGTCTTCGTCAGGATCTCCGCGACCGACTGGCTCCCCGATCGCGAGTCCTGGACCGTCTCCGACTCCGCGCGGCTGGCCGACGGTCTCGCCGAGGTCGGTGCGGACCTGATCGACGTCTCCTCGGGCGGGATCCACCCCGACCAGGAGATCCCTCGAATCGGACCGAACTACCAGGTCGGACTCGCGGAGGAGATCGGGGAGGAGAGCGAGTCCGATATCGCGATCGGCGCGGTCGGGGGGATCACGACACCGGAACAGGCCGACGCGCTGATCGGAAACGGCCGAGCGGACCTGGCTATCGTCGGTCGGGAGTTCCTCCGGGACCCGTACTTCCCGGTCCGTGCCGCGGAGGCACTGGGTGCGACCGATCGGGTTCGGGTGCCCGAGCAGTACCAGCGCGGGTTCTGA
- a CDS encoding DUF1028 domain-containing protein, protein MTYSICATDGTCHGVAIATKAPTVGSLAPFVSRNGALSTQASVSIPLGVRTKRLLDRGCGVEEAASTLVARDEGANERQLHGVDRWGGSVIHSGTDCVEWFGGREGEGYTVAGNMLTGEAVVDAIVEGFEGGEGPLRERLLDALEAGEDAGGDKRAELAQSAALRVYSPEPSLADDLRVDDDDDPVRELRRLHGVALDQHEEWREENPVMDLQRVPPLG, encoded by the coding sequence ATGACGTACTCGATCTGCGCCACGGACGGGACTTGCCACGGCGTCGCCATCGCGACGAAAGCCCCGACCGTGGGATCGCTCGCCCCGTTCGTCTCGCGAAACGGCGCGCTCTCGACGCAGGCGTCGGTCAGCATCCCGCTCGGCGTCCGTACCAAACGGCTCCTCGATCGGGGGTGTGGAGTCGAGGAAGCGGCTTCGACGCTCGTCGCCCGGGACGAGGGGGCGAACGAACGACAGCTCCACGGCGTCGACCGCTGGGGCGGGTCGGTGATCCACTCGGGTACCGACTGTGTCGAGTGGTTCGGCGGTCGCGAGGGCGAGGGATACACCGTCGCGGGGAACATGCTGACGGGGGAGGCCGTCGTCGACGCGATCGTCGAGGGGTTTGAGGGAGGCGAGGGACCCCTGCGAGAACGACTCCTCGACGCGCTGGAGGCCGGCGAGGACGCCGGCGGCGACAAGCGCGCGGAGCTCGCCCAGAGCGCCGCACTCAGGGTGTACAGTCCGGAGCCGTCCCTCGCGGACGATCTCAGAGTCGACGACGACGATGATCCCGTTCGCGAACTCCGACGACTCCACGGGGTAGCGCTCGACCAGCACGAGGAGTGGCGGGAGGAGAACCCGGTGATGGATCTCCAGCGGGTGCCGCCGCTCGGCTGA
- a CDS encoding nucleic acid-binding protein encodes MKATKYDDGTITYPGHPVGPKGGAPVEEIDLTELTAEVVTWTTSTATPPGVRAPNHLAIVEFEVEAQPVRALGQCTEPVEIGQTVRPVYVEELRDPDAGIREPESQEWDGYRFEPV; translated from the coding sequence ATGAAGGCGACCAAGTACGACGACGGCACGATCACGTATCCGGGCCACCCGGTCGGGCCGAAAGGCGGTGCGCCGGTCGAGGAGATCGACCTCACCGAACTCACCGCCGAGGTAGTGACCTGGACGACGAGCACAGCCACCCCACCCGGCGTCAGGGCGCCGAACCACCTCGCGATCGTCGAGTTCGAAGTCGAGGCACAGCCGGTGCGAGCGCTCGGTCAGTGTACCGAACCTGTCGAGATCGGCCAGACCGTCAGGCCGGTCTACGTCGAGGAACTCAGGGATCCCGACGCGGGCATCAGAGAGCCCGAGAGCCAGGAGTGGGACGGCTACCGCTTCGAGCCGGTCTAG
- a CDS encoding thiolase family protein — MDRVAIIGASMTQFGKREGWLRDLLVEAATACLDDVGVEGHDLDHLYVSNMASGEFEGQTGVMNMLAHDIGALPVYTQRIDQTSSSGGSGAYAACQSIASGASELTLLVGGEKMTHRSTAESTDVIASIAHPVEYKHGVTLPSFAGLTARYYLEKYDAPRESLAKVAVKNHRNGVDNPHAQFQKEVDLETVLESPIVADPLRLYDFCPITDGSAALLFCPEEVASEYTDDYVVVSGVAGATDTHVVHERLDPSVMGGVVESGRKAFQMAGLEPDDIDVAELHDMFTILEFLQSEGLGFFEKGAGWKAIDEGKTDRDGELPVNTSGGLKSKGHPLGASGVAQIYEIYTQLTGDAGPRQVEAEVGLTCNVGGFGNCVSTTIMEAGR; from the coding sequence ATGGATCGCGTAGCGATCATCGGGGCGTCGATGACCCAGTTCGGCAAGCGTGAGGGATGGCTCCGGGACCTGCTCGTCGAGGCGGCGACCGCCTGTCTCGACGACGTGGGTGTCGAGGGCCACGACCTGGATCACCTCTACGTCTCGAACATGGCGTCGGGGGAGTTCGAGGGCCAGACCGGGGTGATGAACATGCTCGCACACGACATCGGTGCGCTCCCGGTCTACACCCAACGGATCGACCAGACCAGTTCGAGCGGCGGCTCGGGCGCCTACGCCGCCTGCCAGTCGATCGCGAGCGGGGCGAGCGAGCTCACGCTGCTCGTCGGTGGCGAGAAGATGACCCATCGAAGTACGGCAGAATCGACCGACGTGATCGCCTCGATCGCCCACCCTGTCGAGTACAAACACGGCGTCACGCTGCCGAGTTTCGCCGGCTTGACCGCTAGATACTACCTCGAGAAGTACGACGCGCCGCGAGAGAGCCTCGCGAAGGTCGCGGTGAAGAACCACAGAAACGGCGTCGACAACCCACACGCGCAGTTCCAGAAGGAGGTCGACCTGGAGACGGTCCTCGAGTCGCCGATCGTCGCCGATCCGCTCAGACTCTACGACTTCTGTCCGATCACGGATGGGTCGGCCGCGCTCCTGTTCTGTCCCGAGGAGGTCGCGAGCGAGTACACCGACGACTACGTCGTCGTCTCGGGCGTCGCGGGCGCGACCGACACCCACGTCGTCCACGAACGGCTCGACCCCTCGGTGATGGGGGGAGTGGTAGAAAGCGGGCGGAAGGCGTTCCAGATGGCCGGTCTCGAACCCGACGATATCGACGTCGCCGAACTCCACGACATGTTCACGATCCTCGAGTTCCTCCAGAGCGAGGGGCTCGGCTTCTTCGAGAAGGGAGCGGGCTGGAAGGCGATCGACGAGGGGAAGACCGACAGGGACGGCGAACTCCCGGTGAACACGTCCGGGGGACTCAAGTCGAAGGGGCACCCGCTCGGTGCGAGCGGCGTCGCCCAGATCTACGAGATCTACACACAGCTGACCGGCGACGCCGGTCCGAGACAGGTCGAGGCGGAGGTCGGGCTGACCTGTAACGTCGGCGGGTTCGGGAACTGCGTCTCTACTACGATCATGGAGGCAGGACGATGA